From the Oceanobacillus kimchii X50 genome, the window TTGGAACTCCGTGGCGGGATTATTGATTGTTATTGGGGCGATATTAGTTTTTCAGACACGCAGGAAAGCGAATCCTTTAAAAGGAATGAATCTGGATGATTAATCATGGACATCATGAAAGTGGTTTGCAGTCGATGGATTGGTTAATTGCTGTAGTGGTTTTAATCTTAATAATTACTTATATTGGAGCAGGATTAATTTCAAATAAAAAAAAACACTTGGGCACTTGGCCATTCTATAGGTACATATTATGGTTAATTGGCTTTCTATTAGTCGGTGTTTCATTAGTAGGACCAATAGCTGAATTAGCACATAGGCATTTTACTGCTCATATGCTAAGTCATTTATTATTAGGCATGTTGGCACCTCTATTACTAGCCCTTGCAGCGCCGACTACATTGCTACTACGTATGCTACCAGTTCAGCATGCGCGAATTTTATCAAAACTATTAAAAACACCATTCTTTAGTCTGGTACGACATCCAATAATCGCGTCAGTACTAAATATAGGCGGTTTATGGGTACTTTACACAACCAACTTATATATGCTCATGCATGAAAATATATTCGTCCATCTTATAGTTCATTTTCATATATTTGCAGCTGGTTATCTATTTACTATTTCAATGATTTATATTGACCCCACGCCACATCGGTTTAGCTATTTGTATCGAGCAGTTGTGTTTGTATTTGCTTTGGCTGGGCATGGTATATTATCGAAGTTTATTTATGCAAACCCTCCAGTAGGAGTACCAAAAGAACAAGCAGAAGCCGGTGGAATACTCATGTATTATGGTGGAGATGCAATTGATATCGTAATCATCTTTATATTATGTTTACATTGGTATCGCTCAACGAGCCCAAAATCCAGCTTACATGTGAGCCAAAACTAAAAAGAGGTTTTGACATAAGAAATATTCTGGATTAAATGACGAATAATAGATAGCTAGAACAAGCGTAAGAAATATACGGTCACTCCTTGAAAATCAAAAATCGATTTTTTACGTGCGATGTAATGCGCTCGAAGTTGTGGGAGCAAAACATGGGTAAGCCCCCTGGAATGCGGAGCATCCGGAGGCTCACCAGTCGCCGTAGGATAAGCGGAGTATATTTCTGAAGTATGCTTTTTCTAGTATCCTACTTCTACGGCAGCGTTTACGATATACATTAAATCATTTTCGTCCTCTGAATCTTCTAAAATAATACCACTTGAGGTAGTCATTCCTCCATCCGTAACATCCACTTCTACCGTTCCATATGGGATGGTTTCTTTAATTTTACTAATATCTAAATTATCTCGATCAAGAGGGACTGCTATACGAACCGTTACTTTCATGTTTTCTAGACGGTTATCTGGTAGGCTTTTCTCAATTCCTGGCATGGAGTTTGACCAAATAGCATTTTGCACGGCTCTAGTCGCTGCTTTCGTTATATCTTGACCGTGTACATCTATTCCCATCCCAGATTGAATAAAGAGTATCTTTTTCATGATAAAACTCCTTTCATTGGAATATATATGACAATTCCCAAAAGACTAAAATAGTAAACTCCGAAATATATTAACCGATTTTCTCCTATTTTATAAAGCTGAATCAATTTCATAATTAATATATTTGGTATAAAATCCGAATGTTGTGCTGTTTGATTTCCATTGGAGACGGACGCTTTCCACAGGCACGGCTTCAGATAACTTGAAAAGAAGAACACTTTTCAAGTGGATCTTCAGCTCGTGCTGATCCTGCAGGAGTCGCCGTCTTTCATTAATCAAAGCCAAGTTATTATTATAACCCGAACATTATTATATAAATATTACAAAAATTTTCGTTTTTAAATTGAATCTAGCACTTATGATATTGACTCAGCTATATAATTGTTTGTAGATTAGTCATACATGATACGATAAAATAGGTAACGAGAGGAGGAGTCTTTTGGAAAATAAAGAAATGCTGATTGTAGATGATCTCATGAATCAGATTAAACAAAAAAAGATACAACCAGGAGAAAAATTCCCCTCGGAAAATGCGTTAGCAGAAATGTATAAAGTTCCAAGAATGACGGTTAGAAATGCATTTAATACTCTAGAAGAGAGGGGATTTATTCAGTCATCCCAAGGAAAGGGACGCTTTTTAAAAGGAAAATTGGTTCAAATAAAGTTGCCTTTAACTGGAGATACTAGCTTCACAGAAAAAATGGAGCAGATGGGATATGATTTACAAACGAAAAATGTTTTGTTCAAAAAAATTGGCTATAATCAATCTGTATTTAATCGATTACATGCAAGTGAAAATGACAATGTCTATCAGGTTGTAAGATTACGTTATATTAATGGAGAAATTATTGCAATTCACTATTCTTTTGTAAAAGAATCAACCGTTCCAAACATTATAGAAGAAGGACCAGAAATTTTATCTATGTTTCGTTTTTATAGACAACAAGGAATTAAAAAGTTTACAAGTAGCAAATCAATTTTAAGTGTTACTTTTCCAACCTTAGAAGAACAACAATTATTGGAATGTAAAAGTATGATTCCATTAATTGTAGTAGAAACGGACTGCACAGATAAAGAAACCAATCAGATTTTAGAATATACGAAAATACTTTATAGAAGTGATACATTCAAATATGATATTTCTACTATTCCATAAGCAGGGACCAATCTAATGTTAGAGATTGGTCCTTGCTTTTTTATATCAACACTATGATCTTCAATGACACAAGCCATTTTGTATATTCCTTTACATATACTTAACCACTTCTTAACACACAATAACTTGGCGACAAGTTAGGATTAATTTGTGAAGGAGGTTATGAAAAATGAATCGGAAACGTAGAACTGAAATTCTTATTCAGGGAGATGCGAGTTTAGTAGATAACCTTGCGGAAGAAATTAAAAAGAAATATCAATGGCAGGAATTTTCACCACCATCTTATAGTCTTACGATGATGAAAATGCGTGAAACAGCACAACAGTCCCTATTTCATATCGGGGAAGTGCTTGTCACAGAGGCAAAGGTTGAGGTTAGTGGTCAAATAGGAGTTGGAATCATAGTTGGTATGAAAGATGACCTAGCGAATAATTTAGCCATTATTGATGCTGCATATAAAGCGAAATTGCCAGAAATCATTAATTGGAATGAACTCCTGATTAAAGAAGAACAAAAAAT encodes:
- a CDS encoding cytochrome c oxidase assembly protein, yielding MINHGHHESGLQSMDWLIAVVVLILIITYIGAGLISNKKKHLGTWPFYRYILWLIGFLLVGVSLVGPIAELAHRHFTAHMLSHLLLGMLAPLLLALAAPTTLLLRMLPVQHARILSKLLKTPFFSLVRHPIIASVLNIGGLWVLYTTNLYMLMHENIFVHLIVHFHIFAAGYLFTISMIYIDPTPHRFSYLYRAVVFVFALAGHGILSKFIYANPPVGVPKEQAEAGGILMYYGGDAIDIVIIFILCLHWYRSTSPKSSLHVSQN
- a CDS encoding Lin0512 family protein, whose amino-acid sequence is MKKILFIQSGMGIDVHGQDITKAATRAVQNAIWSNSMPGIEKSLPDNRLENMKVTVRIAVPLDRDNLDISKIKETIPYGTVEVDVTDGGMTTSSGIILEDSEDENDLMYIVNAAVEVGY
- a CDS encoding GntR family transcriptional regulator codes for the protein MENKEMLIVDDLMNQIKQKKIQPGEKFPSENALAEMYKVPRMTVRNAFNTLEERGFIQSSQGKGRFLKGKLVQIKLPLTGDTSFTEKMEQMGYDLQTKNVLFKKIGYNQSVFNRLHASENDNVYQVVRLRYINGEIIAIHYSFVKESTVPNIIEEGPEILSMFRFYRQQGIKKFTSSKSILSVTFPTLEEQQLLECKSMIPLIVVETDCTDKETNQILEYTKILYRSDTFKYDISTIP
- the phnG gene encoding phosphonate C-P lyase system protein PhnG, which produces MNRKRRTEILIQGDASLVDNLAEEIKKKYQWQEFSPPSYSLTMMKMRETAQQSLFHIGEVLVTEAKVEVSGQIGVGIIVGMKDDLANNLAIIDAAYKAKLPEIINWNELLIKEEQKIHMQKVKKQQELLKTKVHFDTMDVE